A region from the Panicum hallii strain FIL2 chromosome 1, PHallii_v3.1, whole genome shotgun sequence genome encodes:
- the LOC112874310 gene encoding 19.0 kDa class II heat shock protein-like translates to MEFSFGDPVLSAALQQLMDLPDELERQLNAPTRAYVRDRRAMANTPMDVKELPSGAVVLAVDMPGVSPADVRVQVEEGNVLTISGERKRPAEDAGAEAGKQQQQAADGGAGGEKQGVRYLRMERRMGKFMRRFPLPESADLDSIRAEYKDGVLTVTVDKKPPPEPKKPRVVQVTVGEHQGK, encoded by the coding sequence ATGGAGTTCTCGTTCGGCGACCCGGTGCTCTCGGCGGCGCTGCAGCAGCTGATGGACCTCCCCGACGAGCTGGAGCGGCAGCTGAATGCGCCGACGCGCGCCTACGTGCGCGACCGCCGCGCCATGGCCAACACGCCCATGGACGTCAAGGAGCTCCCCTCCGGCGCGGTCGTGCTCGCCGTCGACATGCCCGGGGTCAGCCCCGCCGACGTCAGGGTCCAGGTCGAGGAGGGCAACGTGCTCACCATCAGCGGCGAGCGCAAGCGCCCCGCCGAGGACGCCGGCGCCGAGGCcggcaagcagcagcagcaggccgccgatggaggcgccggcggcgagaagCAGGGGGTGAGGTACCTGCGGATGGAGCGGCGGATGGGCAAGTTCATGAGGCGGTTCCCGCTGCCGGAGAGCGCCGACCTGGACAGCATCAGGGCCGAGTACAAGGACGGCGTGCTCACCGTCACCGTCGACAagaagccgccgccggagcccaaGAAGCCGCGCGTCGTCCAGGTGACGGTCGGCGAGCACCAGGGCAAGTGA